Part of the Sulfurovum sp. TSL6 genome, GAACCCCGGTAGATCTACAAAACGTACAGGGTAACTCTGTTCGTTGTACAGATATCTCGTTTCAAAAAAGTTGATCAGTTGTGTTTTCCCTGGTGTAGCTGAACTTTTGGCCAAGTTCTTTCTTTGTGTTAATGAATTAAGTGTGGAACTTTTACCTACATTTGAACGTCCCAAAAAAACCACTTCACTCATATTTTCAGGTAAAGAATCAGCAATACTTTGTGCTGATTTAATAAATTCTGCTTCTACTACACGAGGTATACTCACTCTTTATCCTCCATATCAAAAATAAATTTCACAGGTTTTTTATTACTCCCCTGAACATCTACACTTCCCGTAGACATGTCAAGCATGATCTCATCACCATCTACATGTCTTTTCTTGACCACATCATCTATCACTGCTTTTCCTTTTAAAACATAAAGTGATTTAACCATATCATATATCACTTTATCGGCACTGCCTTTGAAATGTTTTTCATCCTTTTTAAACTCAAAAGAGACTGATCCTATAGCTTCATATTTACTTGTTTCATTATTGTCACCAAAGTAGACGATGACTCTATCCGCATGCAGCCAGTCACCACCTTTGATTATTTTCGCATCACCTATAAAATGTACTTCTTTTTTTAACTCTTCTGCCTCCATAGAGGTAGAGGTTATTTTGACCTTTTCTGCAAAAAGCGCCTGTGTTAACATAAGTACAAGTATTATTTTCAAAAAATTCAAACTAACCCTTTGCAATCTATTTAGTTAAACATTGTACCATGATATTACTTGTCTGGTGTATAAAATACTGTACCTACAGTCGTACCTGTAGCCTTTTTTTTACGTATATCATACTCCATACTTTCTCCCTCAATGATATTTTGCCCCTTCACACCGGTAAAAGGTGATGTAATATGCAAAATTTCAGTTTTTTTATTGTAAACAGCATGTTCTGTTTTATACGTATAGCCATCTTTCTCCCGTAGAATAACATTACCATCCAAGTAAAGTAAGTCACCGTTAAATTTAGCTTTATTGGAAGAAAGAGACTCTACTTTGTCACTTAAATAAACGACGTCATCTAATGTTAAAACATTTTTGTCCATCACACCATGCGTAGCATATACCCGACTTTTAATGTTGTCTGTATCTACTTCTATCACAGTGGTATTGGTAAATTCAACTTCTTTGGTCAATGCTTTAGTTGGTGCCGGCGTATTACGTAATTTTAGCATGAGAGATCCTGCTATGATCCCGACGATCGCAATGGTCAATACATATTCTAATTTTATTCCCATAGCTCCAGATACTTCTTTTCAAGACCTTCTTTAACGATGAGATGTTCTATCATTTCACGTACAGCACCATCTCCACCTCTTTTAGAAAGCACTACAGTAGCGATCTTATCTACATAAGCACTTGCATCTCTTGGAACAAATGAAATTTTGGCTGCTTTTAACATTGTCAGATCATTAAGATCATCCCCTATGGCTGCCACATTCTCCATCGTGAGGTCAAGCTTTTCCAAGAGTGATTCCAAAACCTCTTTTTTATTATCTATCCCCTGATAAAAGTGTTCTATATGTAACTCTTTTGCACGTCGTGCTACAATCGATGAAGATCTTCCCGTAATGATAGCTACCTGCTTACCAAGTTTTCTCCATGAAGCGATAGCCAAACCATCTTTCACGTTAAAAGACTTGATCTCATCACCTTGTTCACTGTAAGTGATATGACTGTTCGTCATCGTACCGTCTACATCTAGTACAACCAATTCAATACTCACAGTACACCCTTTGTACTTGGAATACCAGCATTTTCATTCACAGTGACCGCTCTACGAAGCGCCACAGCAAGTGCTTTAAATGCACCCTCAATAATGTGATGTTTGTTTTTACCACGGTTATAGATAAGGTGAAGTGTTAAAGGAAGATTAAAAGCAAACGCTTTAAAGAACTCTTCCACAAGCTCCACATCGAAGTTCCCTACTTTACCACCGATAGGAAGTTCAAATACAAGATACCCACGGTTAGACAGATCTATGTCGCAGGTGATACTTGCCTCATCCATCACCACCGTTGCATTACCGAAACGCTCTATACTCTGTACAGGGTAGATCGCTTTTTTAAGTGCCTGACCTATAACGATACCCACATCCTCAACCGTATGGTGGTCATCTATATGTGTATCTCCCGTACAATGCACGTCCATATCTATATGTGCATGTTTTGTAAATGCTTCGAGCATATGGTCATAAAAGCCCACACCAGTGTTGATGTTTGCTTTCCCTGAACCGTAAAGGTTGAGTTTGACTGAAATTTGTGTCTCTTTGGTTTCTCTTGTTACTTCTATCATCTTTCTTCCTATATTGATTAATTTCTTACGATAAATGCGCCTTCTAAGTCATTATGCGCTTTAAAGTCCCTCGCTTCTTCTTCAGACCTGAATCCCATGAGCCATACGCGGTTTAGCGGTCCCCCATTTATATCATCAAAACGTCTTATGATGGTATTATAGCGTCTATAGATAGCGCTGTATTTTCTTTGATATGCTTTGGCACCCTGATAGCGTCTAAATGCACCCACTTGCACACCGAAATTAGAGAGCACCATACGTTGTTGCGTATGCTCTCTTTTCTGTCTAGCTATCGCTGCAGGTGACTCAACTTTTCCTGCAAATCCGACCACCTCTAGAGACACTTTAGCGATCCCCATTTTATCCAGTCCCAGCTCTTTACCCGCAGTATAACTACAGTCGATGACCCGGCCTCTCACAAAAGGTCCTCTGTCATTAATTCGTACGATCGTGCTTTTACCATTGACAAGGTTATTGACTTTTACCATCGTATCCATAGGCCATGTTTTGTGTGCTGCGGTTCTTGCATGCATATTATAGACTTCACCGTTACTTGTCTGTTTACCATGGAAATTAGGTCCATACCAACTTGAGATCCCATGCATGACCTGTCCCACTTCTACATATGTTGGATTGTAACGTTTGCCCAAGACCTTATAGGAACGCATGGTAGCTTTATGTCTCGCCGCACTTGTATATTTTGTGGATTTAGCCCCTTTAGGTTCCGGTCCACACCCTGTAAAAAGAGTACTAGCCCCTAAAATAATGATCAATAATATTGGGGATGTAAGTCTCTTCATAGTACCTCGGTGATGCATTTATATTTAGGGAGATATTATCACTTTATTTGACTTTGTTTTTGCTTGATATACTAATAGTTACAATGCTCTGTGATAATCATTTTTAAAGCTTCTATATCTAGCGGTTTCACGGCATAATCATCCATACCTTTAGCCATATATTTTGCTTTGTCTCCTGAGGAAGTATTTGCAGTTAGTGCAATGATAGGGACATGTTTCAAATGATGTTCTGCTTCATGGCCTAAAATATGCATACAGGCTTCGACACCATCCATAACAGGCATTTCGATATCCATAAATATAATGTCATAGGCATTTTTTACAGCCATATCAACAGCTTCATTCCCATCATTCACCACAGTCACCTCTAAACCAAGGTTTTCCAAAATGATCTTTATGAGTTTACAGTTGATCTTATTGTCATCTGCGACCAGTGCATGAAGTCCTTGAAACTGTTCGGTATTTTCTACAGTATCTGAGGTCAGTATTTTTTCTTTCTTTTGCTCACTTGCATTCGTTAAAATTCTGATCGTTTTTGCCAGGCTGATAGGCGTCAGAACCACATCAGTAAAATGATGTTGTTTGGGATTTATACGTGCTCTTAAACTCCCATTTGTCAAAAGTACAGATTTGCACTCCAAAGCAGCACACTGTTCCAATTCACCTGGCAACCTCGCATAGTGATGATCAAATATCATAATATCAGGTAAAGCTGCAGGTTTGTCAGATTCAAAAATCTCTTCATAATAGTAGAATGAAAATGCTGCACCCAAGTGTTGTATATAGGTTTGGAGATTGGTATCTAACTGACGGTTGATACTCTTTACAGGAAGGGCAAGACCTACAGAAAGATCAGAAAAATCTGTATAGACACTAGGTTCATGGTCTTTGTTTTTTTCCAATGGTAAGGTAAAGAAGAAAGTCGTTCCTTCATTTTCTTTACTTTCAACTTCAAGTTCTCCACCCATAAGCTGAACCATTTTACGTGATATGGTAAGCCCAAGTCCCGTGCCGCCATATTTACGACTTGTGCTTGCTGTAGCCTGTCCATAAGCTTCAAAAATCGTCTTTTGTTGTTCTTCACTCAGACCGATACCGCTATCACTCACAGAAAACTTTAACTCTACATGATCTTTGTCACTGCTTACACCTTCAACAAAAAGATTGATCCTACCATAAGCATCCGTGAATTTAATGGCATTCCCTATAAGATTTGTCAATATTTGAGATAGTTTTGTAGGGTCTCCCATGACATAAGGTGATGAAGTCGGATCGACCAACACACCGAACTCAATATCTTTTTGATCTGACATTTGTGCAAAAGATGCCACGGTCAGATCGATGGTCTCGAATAAATGAAAAGGTATATGTTCGATCTCCATTTTTTCTGCATTCATTTTAGAAAGGTCCAAAACATCATTCACTATAGCTATAAGATTGTTAGATGAATTTTCGATCAAAGAGATGAACTCATTCTGGTCTTCTGTGGTCTCCATCTGTTTAAGCAGTTTTGTAAACCCTATAATACCATTGAGCGGGGTACGAATTTCGTGAGACATGGTAGATAAGAATTGACTTTTTGCCTCGGCTTCCTCTTCAATTTCTTTTCCCCTTTCCTGTAAAAGAGAAAAAATATGAGTAATATAACTATAAATTTCTTCTCTTTGTTGTATATTTATCCCCTTGTCATCATCTGCTAAATGATTGATACTATCTAGTACAGAAACAAGTGCTCTGTTTTCTCTTTTTTCTTTACGATGAGCAAACCATACATATCCTATGGACAACAGACTCAACACTACGATCACCAACAAAGAGATAAAAAGCCCTGGATCAGTAGCATCGAACTTTTCCCATTCTCTATAACTCCAATAACTACTAAGCATCAACAATAAAACAAGAGGTACTATACGGATAGACATATCTGGCAGATTTTTTTTCAACATTTCTTCCCTTTTATATATAATGCAAATATAATATATTATTATTTTAACATATTATCAAATATTTTCTTCTTTACCGGAATCACTAGCAAACTATCTAAGACAAGAAAATCATTTTTTAAATGATTAGTAGTGATGATCTCCTCTGCATCTACTTCATATAATGCAGCAATACTTTCGACAGTTTCTCCAAGTGCGACATTGTGAGAGATCATATGTGACTTAAAGACTTTCTTTTTGTCAGGTAACTGGTATCGTAAGTAAAAAGCATACACCTTTTCTATAGGAATCGTGATCTTGTAAGTGGATTTCTCTTGAGGTACCCTACCCTCTTTTAAACTTTTGTTCAGACTTAAAAGTGTTTCTTCCTTCATTTTTAATAAGCTTGCAATCTCTTTTAGTGGTGTTCCGGGAAGTACATTTACCTGTATGAGAGTATTTTCCAGCATATCATCTGTGTTATTGCTAAAGCCTAAAGTGGAATTTTCACCTATCATAGCAAGAAGAAGGATTTTCTTCATATACTGACGTGTTTCATGAGGCAGATATTTCAAATTTCCATCAATCAAAACACTTAATTCATCTGTTCTAGCACGTTTAATGGCCCTGCTTACACAGCCTTCTCCACAATTGTAGGCCATTGCTGATAAATACCATTTGCCAAACTGTTTATGAAGTGTATTGAGATAATCTATCGCTGCAGATGTAGCATTGACAGGATCACACCGTTCATCATAGCTCTGGCATACAGTCAAATTATACTCTTTTGCCGTTGCAGGCATGAACTGCCATAGACCTACAGCTTTTTTAGGAGAAACTGCATCTGTGGAAAACCCGGATTCTACCATAGAAAGATAGATAAACAGATCACTCACACCATCCTCTACAAGAAGTCCCTGCATTGTTGGCAATAACTCTTTACCTCTAAGTAAGGAACGCTTGTAAAATGATTTTAACTTCTTTTCATTTTTTGAGACAAAAGAGATAAACTCTTCATTATACAGATAAGATTCATCTACATCAAATTCATGAAATACATATGTATAGCTGGGGTAC contains:
- a CDS encoding HAD family hydrolase, which codes for MSIELVVLDVDGTMTNSHITYSEQGDEIKSFNVKDGLAIASWRKLGKQVAIITGRSSSIVARRAKELHIEHFYQGIDNKKEVLESLLEKLDLTMENVAAIGDDLNDLTMLKAAKISFVPRDASAYVDKIATVVLSKRGGDGAVREMIEHLIVKEGLEKKYLELWE
- the lptC gene encoding LPS export ABC transporter periplasmic protein LptC translates to MGIKLEYVLTIAIVGIIAGSLMLKLRNTPAPTKALTKEVEFTNTTVIEVDTDNIKSRVYATHGVMDKNVLTLDDVVYLSDKVESLSSNKAKFNGDLLYLDGNVILREKDGYTYKTEHAVYNKKTEILHITSPFTGVKGQNIIEGESMEYDIRKKKATGTTVGTVFYTPDK
- the hisB gene encoding imidazoleglycerol-phosphate dehydratase HisB, whose amino-acid sequence is MIEVTRETKETQISVKLNLYGSGKANINTGVGFYDHMLEAFTKHAHIDMDVHCTGDTHIDDHHTVEDVGIVIGQALKKAIYPVQSIERFGNATVVMDEASITCDIDLSNRGYLVFELPIGGKVGNFDVELVEEFFKAFAFNLPLTLHLIYNRGKNKHHIIEGAFKALAVALRRAVTVNENAGIPSTKGVL
- a CDS encoding lytic transglycosylase domain-containing protein, translated to MEHKYPSYTYVFHEFDVDESYLYNEEFISFVSKNEKKLKSFYKRSLLRGKELLPTMQGLLVEDGVSDLFIYLSMVESGFSTDAVSPKKAVGLWQFMPATAKEYNLTVCQSYDERCDPVNATSAAIDYLNTLHKQFGKWYLSAMAYNCGEGCVSRAIKRARTDELSVLIDGNLKYLPHETRQYMKKILLLAMIGENSTLGFSNNTDDMLENTLIQVNVLPGTPLKEIASLLKMKEETLLSLNKSLKEGRVPQEKSTYKITIPIEKVYAFYLRYQLPDKKKVFKSHMISHNVALGETVESIAALYEVDAEEIITTNHLKNDFLVLDSLLVIPVKKKIFDNMLK
- a CDS encoding septal ring lytic transglycosylase RlpA family protein → MKRLTSPILLIIILGASTLFTGCGPEPKGAKSTKYTSAARHKATMRSYKVLGKRYNPTYVEVGQVMHGISSWYGPNFHGKQTSNGEVYNMHARTAAHKTWPMDTMVKVNNLVNGKSTIVRINDRGPFVRGRVIDCSYTAGKELGLDKMGIAKVSLEVVGFAGKVESPAAIARQKREHTQQRMVLSNFGVQVGAFRRYQGAKAYQRKYSAIYRRYNTIIRRFDDINGGPLNRVWLMGFRSEEEARDFKAHNDLEGAFIVRN
- a CDS encoding ATP-binding protein → MLKKNLPDMSIRIVPLVLLLMLSSYWSYREWEKFDATDPGLFISLLVIVVLSLLSIGYVWFAHRKEKRENRALVSVLDSINHLADDDKGINIQQREEIYSYITHIFSLLQERGKEIEEEAEAKSQFLSTMSHEIRTPLNGIIGFTKLLKQMETTEDQNEFISLIENSSNNLIAIVNDVLDLSKMNAEKMEIEHIPFHLFETIDLTVASFAQMSDQKDIEFGVLVDPTSSPYVMGDPTKLSQILTNLIGNAIKFTDAYGRINLFVEGVSSDKDHVELKFSVSDSGIGLSEEQQKTIFEAYGQATASTSRKYGGTGLGLTISRKMVQLMGGELEVESKENEGTTFFFTLPLEKNKDHEPSVYTDFSDLSVGLALPVKSINRQLDTNLQTYIQHLGAAFSFYYYEEIFESDKPAALPDIMIFDHHYARLPGELEQCAALECKSVLLTNGSLRARINPKQHHFTDVVLTPISLAKTIRILTNASEQKKEKILTSDTVENTEQFQGLHALVADDNKINCKLIKIILENLGLEVTVVNDGNEAVDMAVKNAYDIIFMDIEMPVMDGVEACMHILGHEAEHHLKHVPIIALTANTSSGDKAKYMAKGMDDYAVKPLDIEALKMIITEHCNY
- the lptA gene encoding lipopolysaccharide transport periplasmic protein LptA, whose amino-acid sequence is MNFLKIILVLMLTQALFAEKVKITSTSMEAEELKKEVHFIGDAKIIKGGDWLHADRVIVYFGDNNETSKYEAIGSVSFEFKKDEKHFKGSADKVIYDMVKSLYVLKGKAVIDDVVKKRHVDGDEIMLDMSTGSVDVQGSNKKPVKFIFDMEDKE